The genome window CTCTTTTGAATAATAACTAAATTTTGTTATGCACATAGTATTTGACAGATGTTTTATAAgcaactttataaatattaacttacTTGATACAAAAATTCTATACAAAAATTCTATGCAATAGAATTTATATTCATCACGCGTAGAATGTGAAACCAAGGAATTGAAATAAATGCTTTATCAAAGGCTATATGAAAAAAACTGGAAGAGGTGGAGTTTTAATCCAGGAAGCTCCAGAATCCACAGTATTTAATAACTGACCTCTGGTACCTTTcaatttaggaaatatttaataGCTAAAATCATTACcattcacctgaaactaatacaaaattgttaatcaactatatacacccatataaaataaaaagttaaaaataaacaaataaaaccattAACATAGAAGAGTGCAAagtgttaaaatacagattagaTTTTGACTCCATCTTTGTGATAAGCACACCCCTAAAATGAAATTCGAATATCAATTAGAGAGTTGTAGGAACACAGAACTAAAATTATCGAAATGATGAGAGGTGTCAAATAAATGGTAGGTGATGGAAAGtgtcttgtttcttttatttttaagtgtcttATTTCTaattaaggaatttttaaaaaccaattaaaCATTTAGGAGAATTGAGTAATTAAAGTTATATCCAAGAATCAGTAGGCATAGACAGAATAGAAAATCTAAGTGTACCATCACTTTCACAAGGGAGAAACTCCACATTTGATTCAAACAGTACAGTAcagataaacatattttaaaaatatacagccattggggcttccctggtggcgcagtggttgagagtccgcctgccgatgcagggggatgcagggggatggaggggacacgggttcgtgccccggtcccgtcccggaatatcccacatgccgaggagcggctgggcctgtgagccatggcctctgagcctgcgcgtgcggagcctgtgctctgcaacgggagaggccacaacagtgagaggcccgcgtaccgcaaaaaaaacaaaaacaaaaacaacacagccattaaaattaaggattaaaattatttctttcatgtaaTGTGCTTTTACTAGCCAAATAAAATTTAGGCACTGAAGGTATtgtgagaaatataaaataaaccacAAAATAATACTAGTTTCAGGTTACTTACAGgtaagcaaaggaaataaaatgtcataCATTGCTGGTcataaatgttaaagaaattaagaaatatattaataacaAATTAAGAATTGAGCGTTCCAGAAACCATTCATTCCATTCCATTAAGTTTCACCATTCTCTCCAAAGGAATATGCTCAAAATCTATGACCAACTAACATCAAGCCAGGTCAAACAGTTACAAgaagcaaagatttaaaaaagacaagaacaaaaaaatgaaaagattaaaaaaataataataaacattcttGGACTCTCAAAGTTTTACTatacaaaactaaaaatgttaACTTGAATTAATGAGTCCTAATCATCCTGCATATTCTGTGTAATAAAGATTTATAAATTAACCATTTGAACAGCAAGAATGGAATTAATAATTTTtctaatcaaattatttttctaagtcatatataaaatatgtttaaatgtgaaatatttttccataataTTCCAACTCATCTACAAAGTGCTGATAGTATTTTCCTCAATATTAATCATTAGAAGTAAGAAGATTTTTATCAGATTAAAAGAAATTAGTTACTATATATAGATCCTCCAAAAATGTTGTTATTGACATGACTAAAAAAGTATCTGATAATAAAGCACATATCTTGAAATAGTACAATGTTCTATTTGATATTCTGTTGAaaggaatattaaatatttgttcacttttggttttatttttatctggtCTATAATAAATttggtaagaaaatgaaaacatgcaaaTTTTGAAGAGAAATTATTATTCTGTACTTTATTACTAAACTGCTTAAAATACCAATAAACACTATATACATGTAGTATATATAGTAATATCTGTTTCTCTATACTTAAGTAACAGACcctaagagagagaagaaaataaaatggatgggCTCTGATCTTAAAGTAAAAGTAATCCCcagaatatatgtaaatattctcGAAACATAGTATATGAAGTAAGGTTAAAACtacatacaatgaaaaataaatgctatttggaggaatgtatataaatgtacattGGAGGAATGTATATAAACAGGTTGTTAGGGTTGGAGGAATGTATATAAACAGGTTGTTGTTAGGGTTCAGAAAGGTATTACAAAGAATAAAATCGTATTCAGTAAGAAGAAATTTATCCAagaaaaatttgaatttgaatagaAACCCAACAATGGAGAATGGTTAATGTCTGATGGCACTGAGAAACAGCGATTAAATTCGCCATAtacacatgtatcaaatcatcacgttttATACCTTAAACATACTCAATGCTATTCACCAAATATATCGCAataaatctgggggaaaaaacgattaattttaaatatttttaaaccacagTAACGTTTGTATACTGAAGTGTGAAAACGTGCTAtatattataaaaaggaaaataaatgtgaaatactataaattataaaatttcgtcttaaatattttaatatcagttTAAATGGACCTACCTCCGTGCAATGATCAACATCTTGCAGTTTGCCCGCGTTTTCTGAACCTAAGAAtggagggaggctggggctgaAGGCCATGAGATCTGCCTTGGGCGGCCCCTCCGCAGAGCACACCCGCTGCCGCCTCTGCTGCGAGTAAGACCAGCTCCCCACCGCGCTGGAGCACACCAGCGTGGGCTTCCCGGGCCCGCACGCGCCCTGGCTGGGCGGCGCCGAGCACCGCAGCGCCGCGTACAGCAGCAGCGTGAGCACCAACAGGCTGGACACCGCACAGATGGCGATGATCAGGTACACGTTCACATCCACCAGAGCGGCCTCCGCGCCAGCGGCGCCCGTCGACGCCCGCGAAGAGGCCTTGGGCGCCTGGCCGCTGTCCTCCAGCGACAGCAGCACGGTGGCCGTGGCCGTCAGCGCCGGCTCGCCGTGGTCCTTCACCAGCACCAGCAGGCGCTGGCGTGGCGCGTCCGCCTCGTCCAGGGCGCGCGTCGTGCTGATCTCGCCCGTGTACAGCCCCACGCGGAACGGGCTGTGCGCGCCACCCGCCACCGGCTGCAGCTCGTACGACAGCCACGCGTTGTAGCCCGAGTCCGCGTCCACCGCGCGCACCTTCGCCACCACGTGGCCCGCGCCCACCGACCGAGCCACCAGCTGACTCAGCGCTCCCGCCCCGCTGCCCAGCCTAGGCAGCAGCACCGCGGGCACGTTGTCGTTCTCGTCCAGCACGAACACCTGCAGCGTCACGTTGCTGCCCAGAGGTGGCACGCCCGCGTCGCGCGCGCTCACCTGGAACTGCAGCAGCTCCAGCTCCTCGTGGTCCAGCGGCTGCAGCGCGTACACCTTGCCGCTCTCCGCGTGCACCGACACGTAGCTCGACAGCGCTCGCTCGCCCACCCGCCGCTCCACCAGCGAGTAGGACACCAGCGCGTTCTCCTGCGCGTCCGCGTCCCGAGCCGACACCGTGAAGATGTGGCAGCCGGGCGGGTTGTTCTCCCTCACGAACACCGTGTACTCGGGGTGCGCGAACGCGGGCGCGTTGTCGTTCACGTCGGCCACCTCCACGGACACGGTGGCTGTTACCGACAGGGAAGGCGAGCCCGCGTCCCGCGCGGTCACCACCACCTCATAGTTGGCCACAGTCTCGCGATCCAAGGCTCTGTCCAGAACCAGCGAATAGTAATTCTTGAAGGTGGACACCAGTTTGAAGGGGACCTGGGGCGTTAATGAGCAGGTCACCTGCCCATTGGCACCAGAATCTTGGTCAGACACATTAATCAAGATGATAACAGTGCCGGGCTGAGCATCTTCTGAGATAGGAAGCGACAGGGAAGTGACAGTCAACTCTGGAGCATTGTCATTAGCGTCCAAAACTTCCACAAGAACTGTACAGTGACCAGCCAGGGGTGGGAGGCCTTTATCGATCGCCTCTACTGGAATTTTGTAGGCTTTACTTTCTTCAAAATCTATATGTcctattgctataatcttcccacTTAGGGAGTCTATGTAGAACTTAAATTTTATATCTGGAGAAACGTCACTAGAGAATGAGTAAATAATATCCCCATTCAAGCCTTCGTCTAAATCTGAGGCATTAAGTTTAATTACAAACGTTGCATTGGGAACGTTTTCTGGTAATTTCACCGCATAGAGTGTTCTGTCGAAAGCTGGGGCGTTGTCATTGGCGTCCAGCACTTTGACGATTAACTGAACTGTGCCAGTCAGCTCAGGTTTGCCTCTGTCAGTGGCCGTGAGCACTAAATGAAGTTCCGGAGATTCTTCCCTGTCTAAAGGTTTTCGTAATACAAGTCCCAGAGGCTTT of Delphinus delphis chromosome 3, mDelDel1.2, whole genome shotgun sequence contains these proteins:
- the LOC138414011 gene encoding protocadherin alpha-7-like encodes the protein MYSNLGDSGNRHLLLFFIILIAWETRSGQVHYWVPEEAKHGTFVGRIAQDLGLELAELVPRLFRVASKGRGDLLEVNLQNGVLFVNSRIDREELCGRSAECSIHLEVIVDRPLQVFHVEVEVKDINDNPPVFPGTQRNLFIAESRPLDSRFPLEGASDADIGENALLTYRLSSNEYFSLDVPTTDQQVKPLGLVLRKPLDREESPELHLVLTATDRGKPELTGTVQLIVKVLDANDNAPAFDRTLYAVKLPENVPNATFVIKLNASDLDEGLNGDIIYSFSSDVSPDIKFKFYIDSLSGKIIAIGHIDFEESKAYKIPVEAIDKGLPPLAGHCTVLVEVLDANDNAPELTVTSLSLPISEDAQPGTVIILINVSDQDSGANGQVTCSLTPQVPFKLVSTFKNYYSLVLDRALDRETVANYEVVVTARDAGSPSLSVTATVSVEVADVNDNAPAFAHPEYTVFVRENNPPGCHIFTVSARDADAQENALVSYSLVERRVGERALSSYVSVHAESGKVYALQPLDHEELELLQFQVSARDAGVPPLGSNVTLQVFVLDENDNVPAVLLPRLGSGAGALSQLVARSVGAGHVVAKVRAVDADSGYNAWLSYELQPVAGGAHSPFRVGLYTGEISTTRALDEADAPRQRLLVLVKDHGEPALTATATVLLSLEDSGQAPKASSRASTGAAGAEAALVDVNVYLIIAICAVSSLLVLTLLLYAALRCSAPPSQGACGPGKPTLVCSSAVGSWSYSQQRRQRVCSAEGPPKADLMAFSPSLPPFLGSENAGKLQDVDHCTENMQDD